The Paenibacillus sp. MBLB1832 genome has a window encoding:
- a CDS encoding YfiT family bacillithiol transferase — MDQLRFPIGLFEHEGEVSASQLGQWMGDIASTPSRLRAAVAGLTDEQLDTPYRPGGWTVRQVVHHVADSHINSYTRFKLALTEEGPTIRPYYEDRWAELSDGKSAPVELSLTLLDALHSRWMILLNEMQPEQFARAFVHPESGNTIRLDWNVGNYAWHGSHHIAHITSLKERMGW; from the coding sequence ATGGATCAATTACGTTTTCCTATTGGCTTATTTGAACATGAAGGCGAAGTGTCCGCGTCACAGCTTGGGCAATGGATGGGGGATATTGCCTCAACGCCGAGCAGACTGCGTGCAGCCGTAGCGGGATTAACGGATGAGCAGCTGGACACCCCCTACCGCCCAGGAGGCTGGACAGTTCGTCAGGTCGTGCATCACGTGGCAGACAGCCATATCAATAGCTATACGCGCTTTAAATTGGCGCTTACGGAAGAGGGGCCCACGATTCGCCCGTATTATGAGGACCGTTGGGCAGAGCTGAGCGATGGCAAGTCCGCGCCTGTGGAGCTTTCGCTCACCTTGCTGGACGCTCTCCACAGTCGCTGGATGATCCTATTGAATGAGATGCAGCCCGAGCAATTTGCTCGCGCTTTTGTGCATCCCGAGTCGGGGAATACCATTCGATTGGATTGGAATGTGGGCAACTACGCGTGGCACGGCAGTCATCACATCGCTCATATCACGAGCTTAAAAGAACGCATGGGCTGGTAA